From a region of the Notolabrus celidotus isolate fNotCel1 chromosome 14, fNotCel1.pri, whole genome shotgun sequence genome:
- the sertad3 gene encoding SERTA domain-containing protein 3 yields MIMKRQKRKLPPEDMEVSDRSNPFWESQRQFVFSVSLNKYQRSQELPEPSLRRSVLIANTLRQVSLEAACMAPSADWEMSQPPCSSSSSLSALTSFPLVPLNNPSNYAVSRSTTSSAPSAFNVPLPLKDEDEDWGSMSMDSDFSLSAAISSILSALDSTMDGSMQAAPRTPLRSLENLSGPSEGPVAGMRHGFRDFGGMGEQQCRSGSSYLSDLTVEDLFQDIDTSLLEKDMCVLGLSGSGNVSSDELLRYLPPLSSVSPSHPFPLSLTQNLKCLPSFSSFSPSSTSPSFSSPPFSAQSHVKEVFELEHLMEILVEA; encoded by the coding sequence ATGATCATGAAGAGGCAGAAGCGTAAGCTCCCTCCAGAGGACATGGAGGTGTCAGACAGGAGCAACCCTTTCTGGGAGAGCCAGCGCCAGTTTGTGTTCTCCGTCTCCCTGAACAAGTACCAGCGGAGTCAGGAGCTACCTGAACCCAGCCTGCGGAGGTCTGTCCTCATCGCAAACACACTGCGGCAGGTCAGCCTGGAGGCAGCCTGTATGGCGCCCTCTGCAGACTGGGAGATGTCACAGCCTCCTTGTAGCTCTTCTAGCAGCCTCTCAGCTCTCACCAGCTTCCCTCTGGTTCCTCTTAATAACCCGTCAAACTATGCTGTAAGCAGGTCCACGACCAGCAGCGCCCCCAGTGCCTTTAACGTCCCTCTTCCtctcaaagatgaagatgaggactGGGGATCAATGTCCATGGATTCAGATTTCTCCCTGTCAGCTGCCATCTCCTCGATTCTCTCTGCACTGGACTCTACCATGGATGGGAGCATGCAGGCGGCTCCGAGGACACCCCTCAGGTCTTTAGAGAACCTGTCAGGTCCCTCTGAGGGACCTGTGGCAGGGATGAGGCATGGGTTTAGAGATTTTGGGGGAATGGGGGAACAACAGTGTAGGTCAGGGTCCAGCTACCTCAGTGATCTCACTGTTGAAGATCTGTTCCAGGACATAGACACGTCCCTGCTGGAGAAGGACATGTGTGTGCTCGGGCTCAGTGGAAGCGGGAATGTTTCTAGTGATGAGCTTTTACGATACCTGCCACCTTTGTCGTCGGTCTCCCCCTCGCAccctttccccctctctctcacccagAATCTAAAGTGCCTGCCTTCATTCTCCTCGTTCAGCCCGTCATCAACCTCGCCTTCTTTTTCTTCGCCACCTTTCTCTGCTCAAAGTCATGTTAAAGAGGTGTTTGAGCTGGAGCATCTGATGGAGATCCTGGTGGAGGCCTGA